Proteins found in one Salvia splendens isolate huo1 chromosome 10, SspV2, whole genome shotgun sequence genomic segment:
- the LOC121752401 gene encoding uncharacterized protein LOC121752401 isoform X9, which produces MHFLISWLKCKNMSDAGASDASIVEQLKKSLMEYGSELLKPYDCTEVLTERLDKLEHLLSGHSELDVRVSVASCISQIIRITAPDEPYGEVDMKEFFNIANSAFGRFPCMYGRAYSKAVSILHTMSFSESCLMMLDLELHDSILHMFHLFLGGIRTEHPYEVFINMEKIMTTVIHNNVDYDEFSLVLVKTLLNNLRKENQIVAPVSFKLAGNTLKNCSADLKTYLPEAVESLDAPIEDYAEVVVSLFQDATQKQITDSTDTVENVFSPGEAGLTVEVDLCNQIEGNETQNSKNDDNSNENQGMISHSLDDPDKLGKAMHMPQQKPEELPIGRKRIRRPSSLKNADEGYDPFWMLVDWRSMKSGGKKNKNTNCPAKTKMSKNLSPKLAGKNISGSISPKPSKMKKETKRYEGVSPNKTLEPTSEGVAVASEDEDQTRGSIVKSHFGKGHGSLIKVSPVKKRRETILSEDLKEDIVPDGIQSRAEKEQGSLTKASPAKKCRRKAIVSDDLKEDIISHSEKEQGSLMKVSPVKKSRRKVIVSKDLKEDIMGHSVKGQGSLTNASHVKKSRRKAIVPEGPKEDIAHSDGKQSHSGKGQGSLTKLSPVKKSRRKPHFSEDLKEDIVHPDGIQSLSEKGQESLKKGSPAKKRRRKTVVSVEPKDNIESSSEKGQSSLTKMSPGKKNRRKSSFSVDLKEDIATLPSQCRPMSSQAKSRSAEVCKENLKGSMPRPGKRAASETVGGEVIGCRVKVWWPLDQKFYKGKIMDFYDLNKTHKVTYDDGETEILDLTSERWELLRDINLSADEEPKIGAESADPSPKAQ; this is translated from the exons ATGCATTTTCTCATCTCCTGGCTAAAATG CAAAAACATGAGTGATGCTGGTGCCTCAGATGCATCAATTGTTGAGCAGTTGAAGAAATCCCTCATGGAGTATGGGAGTGAGCTTCTTAAACCCTATGATTGTACAGAAGTGCTTACCGAAAGACTTGAT AAATTGGAGCATCTTTTATCAG GACATTCTGAATTGGATGTAAGAGTTTCAGTGGCCTCTTGTATTAGTCAGATCATAAGAATAACAGCACCTGACGAACCTTATGGGGAAGTCGATATGAAG GAGTTTTTCAATATAGCTAACAGTGCTTTTGGGAGGTTTCCTTGCATGTATGGGCGAGCATATTCAAAAGCCGTGTCCATCCTTCATACTATGTCCTTCAGCGAGTCATGTCTCATGATGCTGGACCTCGAGTTGCATGACTCCATTCTTCACATGTTTCACCTATTCCTAGGTGGAATCAG AACCGAACATCCTTATGAAGTCTTCATAAATATGGAGAAAATTATGACGACGGTCATTCATAACAACGTGGACTATGACGAGTTCTCATTGGTGCTTGTTAAGACCCTTCTTAATAATTTGAGGAAGGAGAATCAG atTGTTGCACCAGTTTCTTTCAAGCTGGCGGGGAACACATTGAAGAATTGCTCTGCTGACCTCAAAACATATCTTCCAGAAGCAGTAGAAAGTTTGGATGCTCCTATTGAGGATTATGCTGAAGTAGTTGTATCACTTTTTCAGGATGCAACCCAAAAGCAAATCACG GACTCAACAGATActgttgaaaatgtttttagtcCCGGGGAAGCGGGATTAACAGTAGAAGTTGATTTATGTAATCAAATTGAGGGCAATGAAACTCAAAATTCCAAAAATGATGACAATAGCAATGAAAATCAAGGGATGATATCTCATTCTCTTGATGATCCTGATAAATTAGGCAAAGCAATGCACATGCCACAACAGAAACCAGAAGAGTTGCCTATTGGGAGAAAGAGAATTCGTAGACCAAGTTCTCTAAAAAACGCAGATGAAGGCTATGATCCTTTCTGGATGTTGGTTGATTGGAGGTCAATGAAATCAggtggtaaaaaaaataaaaacacaaactGTCCAGCAAAAACCAAAATGTCAAAGAATTTGTCACCCAAGCTGGCAGGCAAAAATATCAGCGGCTCCATTTCTCCAAAGCCTAGTAAAATGAAGAAAGAGACTAAAAGATATGAAGGAGTTTCACCGAATAAAACGTTAGAGCCTACTAGTGAAGGAGTGGCTGTGGCGTCGGAGGATGAGGATCAGACTAGAGGCAGCATTGTTAAG AGCCACTTTGGGAAAGGGCATGGGTCTTTGATAAAGGTATCTCCTGTGAAGAAAAGAAGAGAGACTATTCTTTCTGAAGACCTAAAAGAAGACATCGTG CCTGATGGAATACAGAGCCGTGCAGAGAAAGAGCAAGGGTCTTTGACAAAGGCATCTCCCGCGAAGAAATGTAGGAGAAAGGCTATTGTTTCTGATGACCTAAAAGAAGATATCATT AGTCACTCTGAAAAAGAGCAAGGGTCTTTGATGAAGGTATCTCCTGTGAAGAAGAGTAGGAGAAAGGTTATTGTTTCTAAAGACCTAAAAGAAGATATCATG GGCCACTCTGTAAAAGGGCAGGGGTCTTTGACGAACGCATCTCATGTgaagaaaagtaggagaaaggCCATTGTTCCTGAAGGCCCAAAAGAAGATATTGCG CATTCTGATGGAAAACAGAGCCACTCTGGAAAAGGGCAAGGGTCTTTGACAAAGCTGTCTCCTGTgaagaaaagtaggagaaagcCTCATTTTTCTGAAGACCTAAAAGAAGATATTGTG CATCCTGATGGAATACAGAGCCTCTCTGAAAAAGGGCAAGAGTCTTTGAAGAAGGGATCTCCTGCGAAGAAACGAAGGAGAAAGACTGTTGTTTCTGTAGAGCCAAAAGACAATATCGAG AGCAGTTCTGAAAAAGGGCAATCGTCTTTGACGAAGATGTCTCCTGGGAAGAAAAATAGGAGAAAATCTAGTTTTTCAGTAGACCTAAAAGAAGATATTGCG ACATTGCCTTCTCAATGTAGACCAATGTCTTCGCAAGCTAAATCCCGATCTGCTGAAGTGTGTAAAGAAAACCTAAAAGGAAGCATGCCACGTCCAGGGAAGAG AGCTGCAAGCGAAACTGTTGGTGGAGAGGTGATCGGATGCAGGGTAAAAGTTTGGTGGCCGCTTGATCAAAA GTTTTACAAAGGCAAAATCATGGATTTTTATGACTTAAACAAAACCCACAAG GTCACTTATGATGATGGTGAAACTGAAATATTAGACCTAACAAGTGAACGCTGGGAGCTGCTACGAGACATCAATTTGTCTGCTGAT GAGGAGCCAAAGATTGGTGCAGAGTCTGCAGACCCTAGTCCTAAAGCACAATAA
- the LOC121752401 gene encoding uncharacterized protein LOC121752401 isoform X2, with product MHFLISWLKCKNMSDAGASDASIVEQLKKSLMEYGSELLKPYDCTEVLTERLDKLEHLLSGTPQKYKKLLETFLQPCKEALITRDLIGHSELDVRVSVASCISQIIRITAPDEPYGEVDMKEFFNIANSAFGRFPCMYGRAYSKAVSILHTMSFSESCLMMLDLELHDSILHMFHLFLGGIRTEHPYEVFINMEKIMTTVIHNNVDYDEFSLVLVKTLLNNLRKENQIVAPVSFKLAGNTLKNCSADLKTYLPEAVESLDAPIEDYAEVVVSLFQDATQKQITDSTDTVENVFSPGEAGLTVEVDLCNQIEGNETQNSKNDDNSNENQGMISHSLDDPDKLGKAMHMPQQKPEELPIGRKRIRRPSSLKNADEGYDPFWMLVDWRSMKSGGKKNKNTNCPAKTKMSKNLSPKLAGKNISGSISPKPSKMKKETKRYEGVSPNKTLEPTSEGVAVASEDEDQTRGSIVKSHFGKGHGSLIKVSPVKKRRETILSEDLKEDIPDGIQSRAEKEQGSLTKASPAKKCRRKAIVSDDLKEDIISHSEKEQGSLMKVSPVKKSRRKVIVSKDLKEDIMGHSVKGQGSLTNASHVKKSRRKAIVPEGPKEDIAHSDGKQSHSGKGQGSLTKLSPVKKSRRKPHFSEDLKEDIVHPDGIQSLSEKGQESLKKGSPAKKRRRKTVVSVEPKDNIESSSEKGQSSLTKMSPGKKNRRKSSFSVDLKEDIATLPSQCRPMSSQAKSRSAEVCKENLKGSMPRPGKRAASETVGGEVIGCRVKVWWPLDQKFYKGKIMDFYDLNKTHKVTYDDGETEILDLTSERWELLRDINLSADEEPKIGAESADPSPKAQ from the exons ATGCATTTTCTCATCTCCTGGCTAAAATG CAAAAACATGAGTGATGCTGGTGCCTCAGATGCATCAATTGTTGAGCAGTTGAAGAAATCCCTCATGGAGTATGGGAGTGAGCTTCTTAAACCCTATGATTGTACAGAAGTGCTTACCGAAAGACTTGAT AAATTGGAGCATCTTTTATCAGGTACGCCTCAAAAGTATAAGAAACTGTTGGAGACTTTTCTTCAACCGTGTAAAGAAGCTCTAATTACCAGAGATCTCATAGGACATTCTGAATTGGATGTAAGAGTTTCAGTGGCCTCTTGTATTAGTCAGATCATAAGAATAACAGCACCTGACGAACCTTATGGGGAAGTCGATATGAAG GAGTTTTTCAATATAGCTAACAGTGCTTTTGGGAGGTTTCCTTGCATGTATGGGCGAGCATATTCAAAAGCCGTGTCCATCCTTCATACTATGTCCTTCAGCGAGTCATGTCTCATGATGCTGGACCTCGAGTTGCATGACTCCATTCTTCACATGTTTCACCTATTCCTAGGTGGAATCAG AACCGAACATCCTTATGAAGTCTTCATAAATATGGAGAAAATTATGACGACGGTCATTCATAACAACGTGGACTATGACGAGTTCTCATTGGTGCTTGTTAAGACCCTTCTTAATAATTTGAGGAAGGAGAATCAG atTGTTGCACCAGTTTCTTTCAAGCTGGCGGGGAACACATTGAAGAATTGCTCTGCTGACCTCAAAACATATCTTCCAGAAGCAGTAGAAAGTTTGGATGCTCCTATTGAGGATTATGCTGAAGTAGTTGTATCACTTTTTCAGGATGCAACCCAAAAGCAAATCACG GACTCAACAGATActgttgaaaatgtttttagtcCCGGGGAAGCGGGATTAACAGTAGAAGTTGATTTATGTAATCAAATTGAGGGCAATGAAACTCAAAATTCCAAAAATGATGACAATAGCAATGAAAATCAAGGGATGATATCTCATTCTCTTGATGATCCTGATAAATTAGGCAAAGCAATGCACATGCCACAACAGAAACCAGAAGAGTTGCCTATTGGGAGAAAGAGAATTCGTAGACCAAGTTCTCTAAAAAACGCAGATGAAGGCTATGATCCTTTCTGGATGTTGGTTGATTGGAGGTCAATGAAATCAggtggtaaaaaaaataaaaacacaaactGTCCAGCAAAAACCAAAATGTCAAAGAATTTGTCACCCAAGCTGGCAGGCAAAAATATCAGCGGCTCCATTTCTCCAAAGCCTAGTAAAATGAAGAAAGAGACTAAAAGATATGAAGGAGTTTCACCGAATAAAACGTTAGAGCCTACTAGTGAAGGAGTGGCTGTGGCGTCGGAGGATGAGGATCAGACTAGAGGCAGCATTGTTAAG AGCCACTTTGGGAAAGGGCATGGGTCTTTGATAAAGGTATCTCCTGTGAAGAAAAGAAGAGAGACTATTCTTTCTGAAGACCTAAAAGAAGACATC CCTGATGGAATACAGAGCCGTGCAGAGAAAGAGCAAGGGTCTTTGACAAAGGCATCTCCCGCGAAGAAATGTAGGAGAAAGGCTATTGTTTCTGATGACCTAAAAGAAGATATCATT AGTCACTCTGAAAAAGAGCAAGGGTCTTTGATGAAGGTATCTCCTGTGAAGAAGAGTAGGAGAAAGGTTATTGTTTCTAAAGACCTAAAAGAAGATATCATG GGCCACTCTGTAAAAGGGCAGGGGTCTTTGACGAACGCATCTCATGTgaagaaaagtaggagaaaggCCATTGTTCCTGAAGGCCCAAAAGAAGATATTGCG CATTCTGATGGAAAACAGAGCCACTCTGGAAAAGGGCAAGGGTCTTTGACAAAGCTGTCTCCTGTgaagaaaagtaggagaaagcCTCATTTTTCTGAAGACCTAAAAGAAGATATTGTG CATCCTGATGGAATACAGAGCCTCTCTGAAAAAGGGCAAGAGTCTTTGAAGAAGGGATCTCCTGCGAAGAAACGAAGGAGAAAGACTGTTGTTTCTGTAGAGCCAAAAGACAATATCGAG AGCAGTTCTGAAAAAGGGCAATCGTCTTTGACGAAGATGTCTCCTGGGAAGAAAAATAGGAGAAAATCTAGTTTTTCAGTAGACCTAAAAGAAGATATTGCG ACATTGCCTTCTCAATGTAGACCAATGTCTTCGCAAGCTAAATCCCGATCTGCTGAAGTGTGTAAAGAAAACCTAAAAGGAAGCATGCCACGTCCAGGGAAGAG AGCTGCAAGCGAAACTGTTGGTGGAGAGGTGATCGGATGCAGGGTAAAAGTTTGGTGGCCGCTTGATCAAAA GTTTTACAAAGGCAAAATCATGGATTTTTATGACTTAAACAAAACCCACAAG GTCACTTATGATGATGGTGAAACTGAAATATTAGACCTAACAAGTGAACGCTGGGAGCTGCTACGAGACATCAATTTGTCTGCTGAT GAGGAGCCAAAGATTGGTGCAGAGTCTGCAGACCCTAGTCCTAAAGCACAATAA
- the LOC121752401 gene encoding uncharacterized protein LOC121752401 isoform X5: MHFLISWLKCKNMSDAGASDASIVEQLKKSLMEYGSELLKPYDCTEVLTERLDKLEHLLSGTPQKYKKLLETFLQPCKEALITRDLIGHSELDVRVSVASCISQIIRITAPDEPYGEVDMKEFFNIANSAFGRFPCMYGRAYSKAVSILHTMSFSESCLMMLDLELHDSILHMFHLFLGGIRTEHPYEVFINMEKIMTTVIHNNVDYDEFSLVLVKTLLNNLRKENQIVAPVSFKLAGNTLKNCSADLKTYLPEAVESLDAPIEDYAEVVVSLFQDATQKQITDSTDTVENVFSPGEAGLTVEVDLCNQIEGNETQNSKNDDNSNENQGMISHSLDDPDKLGKAMHMPQQKPEELPIGRKRIRRPSSLKNADEGYDPFWMLVDWRSMKSGGKKNKNTNCPAKTKMSKNLSPKLAGKNISGSISPKPSKMKKETKRYEGVSPNKTLEPTSEGVAVASEDEDQTRGSIVKSHFGKGHGSLIKVSPVKKRRETILSEDLKEDIVPDGIQSRAEKEQGSLTKASPAKKCRRKAIVSDDLKEDIISHSEKEQGSLMKVSPVKKSRRKVIVSKDLKEDIMGHSVKGQGSLTNASHVKKSRRKAIVPEGPKEDIASHSGKGQGSLTKLSPVKKSRRKPHFSEDLKEDIVHPDGIQSLSEKGQESLKKGSPAKKRRRKTVVSVEPKDNIESSSEKGQSSLTKMSPGKKNRRKSSFSVDLKEDIATLPSQCRPMSSQAKSRSAEVCKENLKGSMPRPGKRAASETVGGEVIGCRVKVWWPLDQKFYKGKIMDFYDLNKTHKVTYDDGETEILDLTSERWELLRDINLSADEEPKIGAESADPSPKAQ, encoded by the exons ATGCATTTTCTCATCTCCTGGCTAAAATG CAAAAACATGAGTGATGCTGGTGCCTCAGATGCATCAATTGTTGAGCAGTTGAAGAAATCCCTCATGGAGTATGGGAGTGAGCTTCTTAAACCCTATGATTGTACAGAAGTGCTTACCGAAAGACTTGAT AAATTGGAGCATCTTTTATCAGGTACGCCTCAAAAGTATAAGAAACTGTTGGAGACTTTTCTTCAACCGTGTAAAGAAGCTCTAATTACCAGAGATCTCATAGGACATTCTGAATTGGATGTAAGAGTTTCAGTGGCCTCTTGTATTAGTCAGATCATAAGAATAACAGCACCTGACGAACCTTATGGGGAAGTCGATATGAAG GAGTTTTTCAATATAGCTAACAGTGCTTTTGGGAGGTTTCCTTGCATGTATGGGCGAGCATATTCAAAAGCCGTGTCCATCCTTCATACTATGTCCTTCAGCGAGTCATGTCTCATGATGCTGGACCTCGAGTTGCATGACTCCATTCTTCACATGTTTCACCTATTCCTAGGTGGAATCAG AACCGAACATCCTTATGAAGTCTTCATAAATATGGAGAAAATTATGACGACGGTCATTCATAACAACGTGGACTATGACGAGTTCTCATTGGTGCTTGTTAAGACCCTTCTTAATAATTTGAGGAAGGAGAATCAG atTGTTGCACCAGTTTCTTTCAAGCTGGCGGGGAACACATTGAAGAATTGCTCTGCTGACCTCAAAACATATCTTCCAGAAGCAGTAGAAAGTTTGGATGCTCCTATTGAGGATTATGCTGAAGTAGTTGTATCACTTTTTCAGGATGCAACCCAAAAGCAAATCACG GACTCAACAGATActgttgaaaatgtttttagtcCCGGGGAAGCGGGATTAACAGTAGAAGTTGATTTATGTAATCAAATTGAGGGCAATGAAACTCAAAATTCCAAAAATGATGACAATAGCAATGAAAATCAAGGGATGATATCTCATTCTCTTGATGATCCTGATAAATTAGGCAAAGCAATGCACATGCCACAACAGAAACCAGAAGAGTTGCCTATTGGGAGAAAGAGAATTCGTAGACCAAGTTCTCTAAAAAACGCAGATGAAGGCTATGATCCTTTCTGGATGTTGGTTGATTGGAGGTCAATGAAATCAggtggtaaaaaaaataaaaacacaaactGTCCAGCAAAAACCAAAATGTCAAAGAATTTGTCACCCAAGCTGGCAGGCAAAAATATCAGCGGCTCCATTTCTCCAAAGCCTAGTAAAATGAAGAAAGAGACTAAAAGATATGAAGGAGTTTCACCGAATAAAACGTTAGAGCCTACTAGTGAAGGAGTGGCTGTGGCGTCGGAGGATGAGGATCAGACTAGAGGCAGCATTGTTAAG AGCCACTTTGGGAAAGGGCATGGGTCTTTGATAAAGGTATCTCCTGTGAAGAAAAGAAGAGAGACTATTCTTTCTGAAGACCTAAAAGAAGACATCGTG CCTGATGGAATACAGAGCCGTGCAGAGAAAGAGCAAGGGTCTTTGACAAAGGCATCTCCCGCGAAGAAATGTAGGAGAAAGGCTATTGTTTCTGATGACCTAAAAGAAGATATCATT AGTCACTCTGAAAAAGAGCAAGGGTCTTTGATGAAGGTATCTCCTGTGAAGAAGAGTAGGAGAAAGGTTATTGTTTCTAAAGACCTAAAAGAAGATATCATG GGCCACTCTGTAAAAGGGCAGGGGTCTTTGACGAACGCATCTCATGTgaagaaaagtaggagaaaggCCATTGTTCCTGAAGGCCCAAAAGAAGATATTGCG AGCCACTCTGGAAAAGGGCAAGGGTCTTTGACAAAGCTGTCTCCTGTgaagaaaagtaggagaaagcCTCATTTTTCTGAAGACCTAAAAGAAGATATTGTG CATCCTGATGGAATACAGAGCCTCTCTGAAAAAGGGCAAGAGTCTTTGAAGAAGGGATCTCCTGCGAAGAAACGAAGGAGAAAGACTGTTGTTTCTGTAGAGCCAAAAGACAATATCGAG AGCAGTTCTGAAAAAGGGCAATCGTCTTTGACGAAGATGTCTCCTGGGAAGAAAAATAGGAGAAAATCTAGTTTTTCAGTAGACCTAAAAGAAGATATTGCG ACATTGCCTTCTCAATGTAGACCAATGTCTTCGCAAGCTAAATCCCGATCTGCTGAAGTGTGTAAAGAAAACCTAAAAGGAAGCATGCCACGTCCAGGGAAGAG AGCTGCAAGCGAAACTGTTGGTGGAGAGGTGATCGGATGCAGGGTAAAAGTTTGGTGGCCGCTTGATCAAAA GTTTTACAAAGGCAAAATCATGGATTTTTATGACTTAAACAAAACCCACAAG GTCACTTATGATGATGGTGAAACTGAAATATTAGACCTAACAAGTGAACGCTGGGAGCTGCTACGAGACATCAATTTGTCTGCTGAT GAGGAGCCAAAGATTGGTGCAGAGTCTGCAGACCCTAGTCCTAAAGCACAATAA
- the LOC121752401 gene encoding uncharacterized protein LOC121752401 isoform X3, whose amino-acid sequence MHFLISWLKCKNMSDAGASDASIVEQLKKSLMEYGSELLKPYDCTEVLTERLDKLEHLLSGTPQKYKKLLETFLQPCKEALITRDLIGHSELDVRVSVASCISQIIRITAPDEPYGEVDMKEFFNIANSAFGRFPCMYGRAYSKAVSILHTMSFSESCLMMLDLELHDSILHMFHLFLGGIRTEHPYEVFINMEKIMTTVIHNNVDYDEFSLVLVKTLLNNLRKENQIVAPVSFKLAGNTLKNCSADLKTYLPEAVESLDAPIEDYAEVVVSLFQDATQKQITDSTDTVENVFSPGEAGLTVEVDLCNQIEGNETQNSKNDDNSNENQGMISHSLDDPDKLGKAMHMPQQKPEELPIGRKRIRRPSSLKNADEGYDPFWMLVDWRSMKSGGKKNKNTNCPAKTKMSKNLSPKLAGKNISGSISPKPSKMKKETKRYEGVSPNKTLEPTSEGVAVASEDEDQTRGSIVKSHFGKGHGSLIKVSPVKKRRETILSEDLKEDIVSRAEKEQGSLTKASPAKKCRRKAIVSDDLKEDIISHSEKEQGSLMKVSPVKKSRRKVIVSKDLKEDIMGHSVKGQGSLTNASHVKKSRRKAIVPEGPKEDIAHSDGKQSHSGKGQGSLTKLSPVKKSRRKPHFSEDLKEDIVHPDGIQSLSEKGQESLKKGSPAKKRRRKTVVSVEPKDNIESSSEKGQSSLTKMSPGKKNRRKSSFSVDLKEDIATLPSQCRPMSSQAKSRSAEVCKENLKGSMPRPGKRAASETVGGEVIGCRVKVWWPLDQKFYKGKIMDFYDLNKTHKVTYDDGETEILDLTSERWELLRDINLSADEEPKIGAESADPSPKAQ is encoded by the exons ATGCATTTTCTCATCTCCTGGCTAAAATG CAAAAACATGAGTGATGCTGGTGCCTCAGATGCATCAATTGTTGAGCAGTTGAAGAAATCCCTCATGGAGTATGGGAGTGAGCTTCTTAAACCCTATGATTGTACAGAAGTGCTTACCGAAAGACTTGAT AAATTGGAGCATCTTTTATCAGGTACGCCTCAAAAGTATAAGAAACTGTTGGAGACTTTTCTTCAACCGTGTAAAGAAGCTCTAATTACCAGAGATCTCATAGGACATTCTGAATTGGATGTAAGAGTTTCAGTGGCCTCTTGTATTAGTCAGATCATAAGAATAACAGCACCTGACGAACCTTATGGGGAAGTCGATATGAAG GAGTTTTTCAATATAGCTAACAGTGCTTTTGGGAGGTTTCCTTGCATGTATGGGCGAGCATATTCAAAAGCCGTGTCCATCCTTCATACTATGTCCTTCAGCGAGTCATGTCTCATGATGCTGGACCTCGAGTTGCATGACTCCATTCTTCACATGTTTCACCTATTCCTAGGTGGAATCAG AACCGAACATCCTTATGAAGTCTTCATAAATATGGAGAAAATTATGACGACGGTCATTCATAACAACGTGGACTATGACGAGTTCTCATTGGTGCTTGTTAAGACCCTTCTTAATAATTTGAGGAAGGAGAATCAG atTGTTGCACCAGTTTCTTTCAAGCTGGCGGGGAACACATTGAAGAATTGCTCTGCTGACCTCAAAACATATCTTCCAGAAGCAGTAGAAAGTTTGGATGCTCCTATTGAGGATTATGCTGAAGTAGTTGTATCACTTTTTCAGGATGCAACCCAAAAGCAAATCACG GACTCAACAGATActgttgaaaatgtttttagtcCCGGGGAAGCGGGATTAACAGTAGAAGTTGATTTATGTAATCAAATTGAGGGCAATGAAACTCAAAATTCCAAAAATGATGACAATAGCAATGAAAATCAAGGGATGATATCTCATTCTCTTGATGATCCTGATAAATTAGGCAAAGCAATGCACATGCCACAACAGAAACCAGAAGAGTTGCCTATTGGGAGAAAGAGAATTCGTAGACCAAGTTCTCTAAAAAACGCAGATGAAGGCTATGATCCTTTCTGGATGTTGGTTGATTGGAGGTCAATGAAATCAggtggtaaaaaaaataaaaacacaaactGTCCAGCAAAAACCAAAATGTCAAAGAATTTGTCACCCAAGCTGGCAGGCAAAAATATCAGCGGCTCCATTTCTCCAAAGCCTAGTAAAATGAAGAAAGAGACTAAAAGATATGAAGGAGTTTCACCGAATAAAACGTTAGAGCCTACTAGTGAAGGAGTGGCTGTGGCGTCGGAGGATGAGGATCAGACTAGAGGCAGCATTGTTAAG AGCCACTTTGGGAAAGGGCATGGGTCTTTGATAAAGGTATCTCCTGTGAAGAAAAGAAGAGAGACTATTCTTTCTGAAGACCTAAAAGAAGACATCGTG AGCCGTGCAGAGAAAGAGCAAGGGTCTTTGACAAAGGCATCTCCCGCGAAGAAATGTAGGAGAAAGGCTATTGTTTCTGATGACCTAAAAGAAGATATCATT AGTCACTCTGAAAAAGAGCAAGGGTCTTTGATGAAGGTATCTCCTGTGAAGAAGAGTAGGAGAAAGGTTATTGTTTCTAAAGACCTAAAAGAAGATATCATG GGCCACTCTGTAAAAGGGCAGGGGTCTTTGACGAACGCATCTCATGTgaagaaaagtaggagaaaggCCATTGTTCCTGAAGGCCCAAAAGAAGATATTGCG CATTCTGATGGAAAACAGAGCCACTCTGGAAAAGGGCAAGGGTCTTTGACAAAGCTGTCTCCTGTgaagaaaagtaggagaaagcCTCATTTTTCTGAAGACCTAAAAGAAGATATTGTG CATCCTGATGGAATACAGAGCCTCTCTGAAAAAGGGCAAGAGTCTTTGAAGAAGGGATCTCCTGCGAAGAAACGAAGGAGAAAGACTGTTGTTTCTGTAGAGCCAAAAGACAATATCGAG AGCAGTTCTGAAAAAGGGCAATCGTCTTTGACGAAGATGTCTCCTGGGAAGAAAAATAGGAGAAAATCTAGTTTTTCAGTAGACCTAAAAGAAGATATTGCG ACATTGCCTTCTCAATGTAGACCAATGTCTTCGCAAGCTAAATCCCGATCTGCTGAAGTGTGTAAAGAAAACCTAAAAGGAAGCATGCCACGTCCAGGGAAGAG AGCTGCAAGCGAAACTGTTGGTGGAGAGGTGATCGGATGCAGGGTAAAAGTTTGGTGGCCGCTTGATCAAAA GTTTTACAAAGGCAAAATCATGGATTTTTATGACTTAAACAAAACCCACAAG GTCACTTATGATGATGGTGAAACTGAAATATTAGACCTAACAAGTGAACGCTGGGAGCTGCTACGAGACATCAATTTGTCTGCTGAT GAGGAGCCAAAGATTGGTGCAGAGTCTGCAGACCCTAGTCCTAAAGCACAATAA